The Brassica napus cultivar Da-Ae chromosome C7, Da-Ae, whole genome shotgun sequence genome has a segment encoding these proteins:
- the LOC106391260 gene encoding putative F-box/FBD/LRR-repeat protein At5g44950, protein MKSDRISELPDPLLTQILSNLPIIDSVKTSALSKRWESLWLNVSTLDLNDRDVTPPYKKLFASFIDSFLEHNFESRLQKLKIKYDECNVNLFPISEWITTAVDLRGIQHLDVEIQNPMYVIDFTPTSVYKSKTLVSLKLRHVRVRNLFEVDVVSLPCLKIMCLENVCYGKEGALSVEKLISGCPVLEDLDLVRKCNDLVKTLRVRSQSLKMFRLDFRSGMGGGDEYEVEVDAPGLEYMSFKDSQSDRIVVKNLSSLVKIDVDSEFNVKFGDSEDLTKSDTIRDFLTGVSTVRQMIISEPTLEILYRYSKLLPVAEFQRLYHLHAAFSSSSLQLLPAFLESCPNLKSLVLDFSVSTESEQINLTNVPRCLTSTLECVEINKLITKEETGIKLVNYFLENAAVLKKLSVSFTDSAMADEDLDTYKELLTSTKRSRICQVSIS, encoded by the exons ATGAAATCCGATAGAATCAGCGAATTGCCAGATCCTTTGCTAACTCAGATACTCTCCAACCTTCCGATCATCGATTCCGTCAAAACAAGCGCTCTATCGAAGAGATGGGAGTCTCTCTGGCTAAACGTCTCAACACTCGACCTAAACGACAGAGACGTCACTCCACCTTACAAGAAACTATTCGCGAGCTTCATCGATTCCTTTCTCGAGCACAACTTCGAGTCGCGCCTCCAAAAGCTCAAGATCAAGTACGACGAATGCAACGTGAATCTCTTCCCGATCAGCGAGTGGATCACCACAGCCGTTGATCTCCGCGGGATCCAGCATCTCGACGTCGAGATTCAGAATCCGATGTACGTCATAGATTTTACGCCTACGAGTGTTTACAAGAGCAAGACGTTAGTGTCATTGAAACTTAGGCACGTGAGGGTTAGGAATCTGTTCGAGGTCGATGTTGTTTCTCTGCCTTGTCTTAAGATCATGTGTCTAGAGAACGTTTGTTACGGTAAAGAAGGTGCTTTGTCTGTGGAGAAGCTTATCTCTGGTTGTCCCGTTCTTGAAGATCTTGATTTGGTGAGGAAGTGTAATGATCTTGTGAAGACTCTGCGTGTGAGGTCTCAGAGTTTGAAGATGTTTCGTTTAGATTTTCGTTCGGGGATGGGCGGTGGTGATGAGTATGAGGTTGAGGTTGATGCTCCGGGGCTTGAGTATATGAGTTTTAAAGATAGTCAGTCCGATAGGATTGTGGTGAAGAACTTGAGCTCATTGGTGAAGATTGATGTCGATAGTGAATTTAATGTTAAGTTTGGTGACAGTGAGGATCTTACAAAGAGTGATACTATCCGTGATTTTCTCACGGGGGTTTCTACTGTAAGACAGATGATCATCTCTGAGCCCACTCTAGAG ATCCTGTATCGTTATTCGAAACTGCTACCGGTTGCTGAATTTCAGAGATTATATCATTTGCACGCTGCGTTTTCAAGCTCATCGTTACAGTTATTGCCAGCATTTCTTGAGAGCTGCCCGAATCTGAAAAGCCTAGTCTTG GACTTCTCTGTTTCAACGGAGTCAGAGCAGATCAACCTTACCAATGTGCCTCGTTGTTTAACATCGACTTTGGAGTGTGTTGAGATTAATAAACTGATTACGAAGGAAGAAACTGGGATAAAACTAGTTAATTACTTTCTTGAGAATGCAGCAGTACTCAAGAAACTTTCTGTGAGTTTCACTGATTCTGCTATGGCCGATGAGGATTTAGATACCTACAAGGAGCTTCTCACATCTACAAAGCGTTCTCGCATATGTCAAGTTTCCATCAGCTGA
- the LOC125590558 gene encoding uncharacterized protein LOC125590558, with product MQGNNQPDHRLPPRLFATDRFPSGRHNIYSKPELLAFIRHVLRDTEEFKYIRSSCFGKLFDLPARQCPSSGKMIHAMLTRQLVCGDKHTLWSVFGSDPIKFGLQEFGTITGLPCGAFPVGYTLDKEDHSTANKDLDWIKLIGKKRFTTIADLRHKLETDRHMPGRKKLQLALIIIVDGVLIAHQQTPRPTLKYVRMVQDVDAFCSHPWGRESFIKTIACMKPPKFVPLKCEDPIGAMVQLLKQETLRLRGFPLALQLLAYQAVPKLQSTIPIPFDSHTIMDLDGPNLPFYPAPSTIDIIRVEADPDLQVTSLIPIHSQPQPGWGAWPDVSNDDRVSYMEQLIADHRPFTKDLWHGGVTSEPFITTTTNDEDQPKAKKTKPEAPPKNAYKPKTLTKKVLKARKTSKKKDTVRKQRRISCYFHSAAPSSTSEDKILELLSAISDQVSKLQKESKLLRKLLKHKKTTTSLKRSAFNTLLGEGLVKKGNTSVAHKGCQTEATNVNVPVSSHDVCHTEPKADSSHHTLQALMEEDHSHSPVVSQYAAQLYGSTSHSKSTTGFVGHATAINAFSATATSKPSSVPNTQHFSAVQAQPTDDSDIVSLSDGSPAPQTPKHIPSMEEDHIGKQLLCCKTVPAPDLLSPLPQIVWDLFEKIISKFSAAFHITPSKLDFSNNFLLQLAQPMNWTTTYHMEILMHMLDAKYSCLFEEQKLVFITPHHTSGIQAISKDFNKSRKRDTFAWDDQLTGLVLQPGKKWMEDVLTVYTPMIWGDKHRVGLAINLDLGVVEVLDPLPTLYKDSTAGRFMAPVLKALPYLVKKVVNYQLTQFRGLAPFTWHRIKDLYINERGGDCGPVTAKFLEMHAHGDPANMLSITDRDVDDFRKQFVLDIYKTIVLPAYYPPA from the exons ATGCAAG GCAATAACCAACCGGACCACCGTCTCCCACCGAGACTATTCGCCACCGACCGTTTCCCGAGTGGACGCCACAACATTTACTCGAAGCCAGAGCTTCTAGCTTTCATCCGTCATGTTCTTCGCGACACCGAAGAGTTCAAGTATATTAGAAGCTCTTGCTTCGGGAAGCTATTTGACCTCCCAGCGCGTCAGTGTCCGTCTTCGGGTAAAATGATACACGCCATGTTGACCAGACAACTAGTCTGTGGAGACAAACACACACTCTGGTCTGTTTTCGGAAGCGATCCAATCAAGTTCGGCCTCCAGGAGTTTGGCACCATTACCGGTTTGCCTTGTGGAGCTTTCCCTGTTGGATACACCCTTGATAAAGAAGACCATTCTACAGCAAACAAAGACCTTGATTGGATCAAGTTGATAGGGAAAAAGAGATTCACAACCATTGCTGATTTGCGTCACAAGCTAGAGACCGACAGACACATGCCAGGGCGAAAGAAGCTACAGCTTGCTTTGATAATAATAGTCGATGGTGTCCTCATTGCTCATCAACAAACGCCACGCCCTACTCTGAAGTACGTTAGAATGGTCCAAGACGTTGACGCTTTCTGCTCACACCCTTGGGGTAGAGAGTCTTTTATCAAGACTATTGCTTGCATGAAGCCTCCGAAGTTCGTTCCTTTGAAATGTGAAGACCCAATCGGAGCAATGGTTCAGCTCCTCAAGCAGGAGACATTGAGGCTTAGAGGATTCCCCCTTGCACTACAACTCCTTGCATACCAGGCGGTCCCAAAACTACAGTCAACAATTCCAATCCCGTTTGATTCTCATACAATTATGGACCTAGACGGCCCCAATCTTCCTTTCTACCCAGCGCCCAGCACCATCGATATTATAAGGGTTGAAGCCGATCCTGAT CTTCAGGTCACATCGCTGATACCAATACATAGCCAACCACAACCTGGATGGGGAGCTTGGCCTGATGTCTCCAACGACGACCGTGTGTCATACATGGAGCAACTTATAGCTGACCATCGCCCCTTCACGAAGGACCTTTGGCATGGTGGAGTCACATCTGAGCCCTTTATCACTACTACTACAAATGATGAAGATCAACCCAAAGCTAAGAAGACCAAGCCGGAAGCACCTCCCAAAAATGCCTACAAGCCAAAAACACTCACCAAAAAAGTTCTCAAAGCAAGGAAGACATCAAAGAAAAAAGACACGGTCCGTAAGCAGAGACGCATCAGTTGCTACTTTCATTCCGCGGCTCCTTCCAGCACATCAGAAGACAAAATACTGGAGCTCCTCTCTGCAATTTCAGATCAAGTCTCCAAGCTTCAAAAGGAGTCAAAGCTGCTTCGAAAATTGCTTAAGCACAAGAAGACTACAACTTCTTTGAAGCGCTCTGCCTTCAACACTCTACTCGGAGAAGGATTGGTAAAGAAAGGCAACACTTCTGTTGCACACAAAGGATGTCAGACTGAAGCAACAAACGTCAACGTTCCTGTCTCTTCACACGATGTATGCCACACGGAGCCAAAAGCTGATTCCTCTCACCATACG TTGCAAGCTCTTATGGAGGAAGATCACAGCCACTCGCCGGTCGTCAGCCAATACGCGGCACAGCTCTACGGCTCAACTTCTCACAGCAAGTCCACAACTG GTTTCGTAGGCCATGCGACAGCAATCAATGCATTCTCAGCCACCGCTACATCCAAACCTTCCTCTGTTCCCAACACCCAACATTTCTCTGCTGTACAG GCTCAACCAACTGACGACAGCGACATTGTGTCTTTGAGCGACGGCTCTCCAGCTCCACAAACGCCCAAGCACATTCCATCAATGGAAGAAGACCACATTGGAAAACAACTCTTGTGCTGCAAGACTGTCCCTGCGCCAGACCTGTTAAGCCCACTACCTCAAATTGTGTGGGATCTTTTCGAAAAGATCATTTCGAAGTTTAGTGCTGC GTTCCATATAACTCCCTCCAAACTCGACTTCTCCAACAACTTCCTACTCCAACTAGCACAGCCTATGAATTGGACAACAACTTAC CACATGGAAATCCTCATGCACATGCTAGATGCAAAGTATAGTTGCCTCTTCGAAGAGCAAAAACTTGTCTTCATTACCCCTCACCATACTTCTGGAATCCAGGCAATATCCAAGGATTTCAACAAGTCAAGAAAGAGAGATACCTTCGCATGGGACGACCAGCTGACGGGTCTTGTTCTCCAGCCCGGGAAGAAATGGATGGAAGATGTGTTGACTGTCTACACACCCATGATATGGGGCGATAAACACAGGGTTGGTCTTGCGATAAACCTCGACTTGGGCGTTGTTGAAGTCTTAGACCCTCTCCCCACTTTGTACAAGGACAGTACTGCTGGTCGTTTCATGGCTCCGGTCCTCAAGGCGTTACCTTACCTTGTTAAGAAGGTTGTAAACTACCAGCTCACTCAGTTTCGCGGCCTTGCACCTTTTACATGGCATCGTATCAAAGACCTCTACATCAACGAAAGGGGAGGCGACTGTGGACCTGTTACTGCCAAATTCTTGGAAATGCACGCACACGGGGATCCAGCAAACATGTTAAGCATCACAGACCGCGATGTTGATGATTTCCGTAAACAGTTCGTGCTTGACATCTACAAGACCATTGTACTGCCTGCTTACTACCCTCCAGCATAG